From Sulfuracidifex tepidarius, one genomic window encodes:
- a CDS encoding YncE family protein translates to MINGTRLIANITAECDSGPVIYDPANKYIYAFGYREAPGPNGYAYIINGTNIIENIILPYYLGCVVYDPSNGFLYGTNPGSYYISVIASSSLIASVTVGYRPIGITYDPINNYIYAVSECTNSVSVIQDTSVVAKLNVGTFPQQILYNPSNDLCLCR, encoded by the coding sequence GTGATAAACGGCACAAGACTTATTGCAAATATAACTGCAGAATGCGATAGTGGTCCCGTGATTTACGATCCTGCAAACAAATATATTTATGCTTTTGGCTACAGAGAAGCTCCCGGTCCTAATGGATATGCTTATATTATAAATGGTACAAATATAATTGAAAACATCATCCTACCATATTATTTAGGTTGCGTAGTCTATGACCCATCAAACGGTTTCCTATACGGAACAAACCCCGGTTCATATTACATATCAGTAATAGCAAGCAGTTCTTTAATAGCAAGTGTTACGGTAGGTTACAGGCCCATTGGTATTACTTATGACCCTATAAATAATTACATATATGCTGTTAGTGAATGCACGAACAGCGTCTCAGTAATTCAAGATACATCAGTTGTAGCTAAACTGAACGTTGGGACATTCCCTCAACAAATATTGTACAATCCGTCCAATGACTTATGTTTATGTCGCTAA
- a CDS encoding TQO small subunit DoxD, with translation MVEARQSSYWDVMFRVIAGSIWLVAGVVDKLLNPGFLNPASTKYIGFTIQYFAQGSPIKDFLYAVAFPNPVLTGELVMIGEISFGVLLMAGMLTKLASTCAFYTNLIYFLSAAWTGATEYGINLLLLGIDLYFLVNGARKFSVDSLAPGSPLWSTKIWFTVGSVIYLSVVVFLYANGI, from the coding sequence GTGGTTGAGGCTAGACAGAGTTCGTATTGGGACGTGATGTTCAGGGTCATAGCAGGATCGATCTGGTTAGTTGCGGGAGTGGTGGACAAACTACTTAACCCTGGATTCTTGAACCCTGCATCGACTAAGTACATTGGGTTCACCATCCAGTACTTCGCACAAGGCTCACCAATAAAGGACTTCCTTTATGCTGTAGCGTTTCCTAACCCAGTGCTAACTGGGGAGCTTGTGATGATAGGAGAGATTTCCTTCGGAGTGCTTCTTATGGCAGGGATGCTCACCAAGCTTGCTTCTACGTGTGCCTTCTATACGAACCTAATATATTTCCTATCAGCTGCATGGACTGGAGCCACAGAATACGGGATAAATCTGCTTCTCTTGGGGATAGACTTGTATTTCTTGGTGAACGGTGCAAGGAAGTTCTCGGTAGATTCCCTAGCTCCTGGTTCCCCGTTGTGGTCGACTAAGATATGGTTTACCGTAGGTTCTGTGATATACCTTTCGGTGGTGGTTTTTCTATACGCGAATGGCATATGA